The following proteins come from a genomic window of Oricola thermophila:
- the kdsA gene encoding 3-deoxy-8-phosphooctulonate synthase — MQPNSTVSAGKVRFANDAPISLIAGPCQMESRQHAFDMAGALKEICASAGIGLVYKSSFDKANRTSLSGKRGLGLDKSLPVFADIRAELGLPVLTDVHTEAQCAQVGEVVDVLQIPAFLCRQTDLLLAAAKTGRVINVKKGQFLAPWDMRNVLAKVVAGGNPNVLLTERGVSFGYNTLVSDMRALPVMAETGAPVIFDATHSVQQPGGQGGSSGGERRFVETLARAAVAVGVAGVFVETHQDPDNAPSDGPNMVHLDDMPRLVETLMRFDSVTKSL, encoded by the coding sequence ATGCAGCCAAATTCCACAGTTTCCGCCGGCAAGGTGCGCTTTGCAAACGACGCGCCCATCTCGCTGATTGCCGGTCCTTGCCAGATGGAAAGCCGACAGCACGCCTTCGACATGGCCGGCGCCCTGAAGGAGATTTGCGCCAGCGCCGGTATCGGTCTCGTCTACAAGTCGTCCTTCGACAAGGCCAACAGGACCTCGCTTTCCGGCAAGCGCGGTCTTGGGTTGGACAAGTCATTGCCGGTCTTCGCGGACATCAGGGCCGAACTCGGATTGCCGGTTCTGACTGATGTGCATACAGAGGCGCAATGCGCGCAGGTGGGCGAGGTCGTCGATGTACTCCAGATACCGGCGTTCCTGTGCCGGCAGACGGACCTTCTCCTTGCAGCCGCGAAAACCGGTCGTGTCATCAACGTCAAGAAGGGACAGTTTCTTGCGCCTTGGGACATGAGGAACGTGCTGGCCAAGGTGGTGGCTGGCGGCAATCCGAATGTCCTGTTGACCGAAAGGGGCGTTTCGTTCGGCTACAATACGCTCGTCTCGGACATGCGGGCACTACCGGTAATGGCGGAAACGGGTGCTCCCGTGATTTTCGATGCCACCCACTCGGTCCAGCAGCCCGGAGGGCAGGGGGGCTCATCGGGCGGCGAGCGACGCTTCGTTGAAACGCTTGCGCGTGCCGCAGTCGCGGTCGGCGTGGCAGGTGTATTCGTCGAGACGCACCAGGATCCCGACAATGCGCCGTCTGACGGGCCGAACATGGTGCACCTCGACGATATGCCACGCCTTGTCGAGACGCTGATGCGTTTCGACAGCGTAACAAAGTCGTTGTGA
- a CDS encoding peptidylprolyl isomerase, with protein sequence MAYKDPENTIVMETTTGTVVIALRPDLAPKHVERIKELARAGEYDGVVFHRVIDGFMAQTGDVRYGNKNSNSYDPARAGMGGSSKPDLPAEFNDANHARGVCSMARAQNPNSANSQFFICFEDAPFLNRQYTVWGEVIEGMENVDKIKRGEPVQDPDSIVSMKVAADL encoded by the coding sequence ATGGCTTACAAGGATCCCGAAAACACGATTGTCATGGAAACGACGACCGGTACGGTCGTCATTGCGCTGCGGCCTGATCTGGCGCCGAAGCATGTGGAGCGCATCAAGGAACTGGCGCGTGCGGGCGAGTATGACGGTGTGGTTTTTCACCGCGTCATCGACGGCTTCATGGCGCAGACGGGCGATGTCCGTTACGGCAACAAGAATTCGAACTCCTATGATCCCGCGCGCGCCGGAATGGGCGGTTCGTCCAAGCCGGATCTTCCGGCCGAATTCAACGATGCAAATCACGCACGCGGTGTCTGCTCGATGGCGCGCGCGCAAAACCCGAATTCCGCCAACTCGCAGTTCTTCATCTGCTTCGAGGATGCACCATTCCTGAACCGCCAGTACACGGTCTGGGGCGAGGTGATCGAGGGGATGGAGAATGTGGACAAGATCAAGCGCGGCGAGCCGGTGCAGGATCCCGACTCCATCGTCTCGATGAAGGTTGCCGCCGATCTCTAG
- the coaD gene encoding pantetheine-phosphate adenylyltransferase produces the protein MTDHIAIYAGSFDPITNGHLDVLRGALAIFDKVVVAIGTHPGKKGLFDFEQRVDLIREVIVEEGVSPDRVPIVAFGGLLVDAAREHGAKALVRGLRDGTDLDYEMQMAGMNEMMAPDLHTVFLPASPSVRTITATLVRQIASMGGDTSPFVPAAVEKALRAKFQ, from the coding sequence ATGACTGATCATATCGCAATCTATGCCGGATCCTTTGACCCGATCACCAACGGGCATCTCGACGTGTTGCGGGGGGCGCTGGCGATTTTCGACAAGGTGGTGGTGGCGATCGGCACCCACCCGGGAAAGAAGGGCCTATTCGATTTCGAGCAAAGGGTCGATCTAATCCGGGAAGTCATTGTGGAAGAGGGAGTATCTCCCGATCGGGTTCCGATTGTCGCTTTTGGCGGGCTACTGGTGGACGCGGCGAGGGAACATGGCGCCAAGGCACTCGTGCGCGGTCTGCGCGACGGGACCGACCTTGACTACGAGATGCAGATGGCGGGGATGAACGAGATGATGGCGCCGGACCTGCATACGGTTTTTTTGCCTGCCAGCCCGTCGGTCCGAACCATTACCGCCACATTGGTGCGCCAGATCGCTTCCATGGGCGGCGATACGAGTCCGTTCGTACCGGCAGCAGTGGAAAAGGCGCTGCGGGCGAAATTCCAATAG
- the gyrA gene encoding DNA gyrase subunit A has translation MQRSYLDYAMSVIVSRALPDVRDGLKPVHRRILYAMHEGGFHWNRKYVKSSRIVGDVMGKYHPHGDAAIYDAMVRMAQDWSMRVPLVDGQGNFGSIDGDPPAAMRYTESRLEKVAHDLLEDIDKETVDFQDNYDASDKEPMVLPARFPNLLVNGSGGIAVGMATNIPPHNLSEVVDGCVALIDNPAISLSEMMEIIPGPDFPTGAMVLGKSGIRSAYETGRGSIVMRGRAEIEQRAGDRESIVITEVPYQVNKASMIEKMAELVRDKRIEGISDIRDESDRQGYRVVIDLKRDAVADVVLNQLYRYTPLQTSFGANMVALNGGKPEQMTLLDMLRAFVSFRENVISRRTKFLLRKARERAHVLVGLAIAVANIDEVIHLIRHAPDPATAREQLMTRRWPAKDVAPLIALIDDPRHGIDPEDNTYMLSEEQARAILDLRLQRLTALGRDEIADELNTIGAEIRDYLDILSSRARIQQIVKDELIAVRDEFGTPRRTELAEGGPDMDDEDLIAREDMVVTFSHQGYIKRVPLATYRAQRRGGKGRSGMATKEEDFVTRLFVANTHTPILFFSSRGIVYKEKVWRLPLGTPQSRGKFLRNMLPLEEDERITTIMPLPEDEDSWGELDVVFATTTGTVRRNKLSDFLQVNRNGKIAMKLEDDGAEILNVATCSEDDDVLLTTSAGQCIRFPVTDIRVFAGRNSVGVRGISLAEGDRVISMSILGHSDATPAARTAYLKRASALRRQVDEAEEEVVVADEGEGNENGEAVLRDDEFEAMANAEEFVLTVTEFGYGKRSSSYDFRVSGRGGKGIKATDTSKTADIGPLVAAFPVDDADQIMLVTNSGKVIRVPVDGIRFASRATKGVTIFKTSEGEHVVSVERIREPEDNGEDEENSADDVPSPDAAADGAGEGEA, from the coding sequence ATGCAGCGATCGTATCTCGATTACGCGATGAGCGTGATCGTGAGTCGGGCGCTGCCGGATGTCCGTGACGGCCTCAAGCCGGTGCACAGGCGCATTCTCTATGCCATGCATGAAGGCGGTTTCCACTGGAACCGCAAATATGTGAAGTCGTCCCGCATCGTCGGCGACGTCATGGGTAAATATCACCCCCATGGCGATGCCGCGATCTACGACGCAATGGTGCGCATGGCGCAGGATTGGTCGATGCGCGTGCCGCTGGTCGATGGCCAGGGCAACTTCGGATCGATCGATGGCGATCCGCCTGCCGCGATGCGTTACACGGAATCGCGTCTCGAAAAGGTCGCCCATGATCTCTTGGAGGACATCGACAAGGAAACGGTCGATTTCCAGGACAACTACGATGCATCCGACAAGGAGCCGATGGTTCTGCCGGCACGGTTCCCGAACCTGCTGGTCAACGGATCGGGCGGTATCGCGGTCGGCATGGCGACCAACATTCCGCCGCACAACCTGTCGGAAGTTGTCGACGGCTGTGTTGCGCTGATCGACAACCCTGCGATCAGCCTTTCGGAAATGATGGAAATCATTCCGGGCCCCGATTTCCCTACCGGAGCCATGGTTCTCGGGAAGAGCGGAATTCGCTCGGCCTACGAGACCGGGCGGGGCTCGATCGTGATGCGTGGTCGCGCGGAGATCGAGCAGCGTGCCGGTGATCGCGAATCCATCGTCATTACCGAGGTGCCGTACCAGGTAAACAAGGCCAGCATGATCGAGAAGATGGCGGAGCTCGTGCGCGACAAGCGCATCGAGGGAATTTCCGACATCAGGGATGAATCCGACCGGCAAGGCTATCGTGTTGTTATAGACCTGAAACGCGACGCCGTCGCCGATGTCGTGCTGAACCAGCTCTACCGCTATACACCTCTGCAGACATCGTTCGGCGCCAACATGGTTGCGCTGAACGGCGGCAAGCCGGAGCAGATGACGCTGCTCGACATGCTGCGCGCATTCGTGTCGTTCCGCGAGAATGTTATCAGCCGGCGTACCAAGTTCCTGTTGCGCAAGGCGCGCGAGCGCGCGCATGTCCTTGTCGGCCTTGCCATTGCGGTCGCAAATATCGACGAGGTCATTCACCTGATACGACACGCGCCCGATCCGGCGACGGCGCGCGAGCAGTTGATGACCCGGCGCTGGCCGGCGAAGGACGTCGCGCCGCTGATCGCGCTGATCGACGACCCGAGGCATGGCATCGATCCCGAGGACAATACCTATATGCTGTCCGAAGAGCAGGCGCGCGCCATTCTCGACCTGCGCCTGCAGCGACTGACGGCACTCGGCCGTGACGAAATCGCCGATGAGTTGAACACCATCGGAGCGGAGATTCGCGACTACCTCGACATCCTGTCGTCTCGGGCGCGCATCCAGCAGATCGTCAAGGACGAACTGATCGCGGTGCGCGACGAGTTCGGTACGCCACGTCGGACCGAACTGGCCGAAGGCGGCCCGGACATGGACGACGAGGACCTGATCGCCCGCGAGGACATGGTCGTCACCTTCAGCCACCAAGGGTATATCAAGCGGGTCCCGCTTGCGACTTACCGAGCGCAGCGCCGCGGTGGCAAAGGCCGTTCCGGCATGGCGACAAAGGAAGAGGACTTCGTTACGCGGCTCTTCGTCGCCAACACGCACACGCCGATTCTCTTCTTTTCCTCCCGCGGTATCGTATACAAGGAGAAGGTCTGGCGCCTGCCGCTCGGGACACCGCAATCGCGTGGCAAGTTCCTGCGCAACATGTTGCCGCTGGAGGAAGACGAGCGCATTACCACGATCATGCCGCTGCCGGAGGACGAGGACAGCTGGGGCGAGCTTGATGTCGTGTTCGCTACGACGACAGGCACGGTGCGCCGCAACAAGTTGTCGGATTTCCTCCAGGTCAACCGGAATGGCAAGATCGCCATGAAGCTGGAGGATGATGGCGCCGAAATCCTCAATGTGGCGACCTGTTCGGAAGATGATGACGTCCTGCTGACAACTTCGGCGGGGCAATGCATCCGTTTCCCGGTCACGGATATTCGCGTCTTCGCCGGTCGCAATTCGGTCGGCGTGCGCGGAATCTCGTTGGCCGAAGGCGACCGGGTCATTTCCATGTCGATCCTCGGACACAGCGATGCCACACCCGCGGCGCGCACTGCCTATCTGAAGCGGGCTTCCGCGCTCCGTCGTCAGGTAGACGAGGCGGAAGAAGAGGTCGTGGTCGCTGACGAGGGCGAGGGCAACGAAAACGGCGAGGCCGTCCTGCGCGATGACGAGTTCGAGGCGATGGCCAATGCCGAGGAATTCGTCCTGACGGTCACGGAATTCGGCTATGGCAAGCGGTCGTCGTCATACGACTTCCGTGTGTCGGGTAGGGGCGGCAAGGGCATAAAGGCCACGGATACGTCCAAGACGGCCGATATCGGGCCGTTGGTCGCCGCCTTCCCGGTGGACGACGCCGACCAGATCATGTTGGTGACGAATTCCGGCAAGGTGATCCGTGTCCCGGTCGACGGCATTCGCTTCGCATCGCGCGCCACCAAGGGCGTGACGATCTTCAAGACCTCGGAAGGCGAGCATGTCGTGTCGGTGGAACGGATTCGCGAGCCGGAGGATAACGGCGAGGACGAGGAAAATTCCGCAGATGACGTACCGTCGCCTGACGCAGCAGCCGACGGGGCAGGCGAAGGCGAGGCGTGA
- the queA gene encoding tRNA preQ1(34) S-adenosylmethionine ribosyltransferase-isomerase QueA, with product MRVDAFDFDLPDERIAVRPVSPRDSARMLTVRPGDGLSDAHVLDLPRFLRAGDVLVFNDTKVIPAQLEGFRLRADGARAQVGATLHMRTAPDRWKAFVRGAKKLKVGDTVDFGANGYELKAEVIGKGVEGEAELNFDRSGTDLDNALALVGHVPLPPYIASKRAEDSRDRQDYQTIYAREEGAVAAPTAGLHFTEGLFAELDKAGIHRAFVTLHVGAGTFLPVKVDDTAEHRMHSEIGHIDGDTAAFLNQARARGGRIVAVGTTSLRLLESATDPDGMVNAWSGATDIFITPGYRFRAVDVLMTNFHLPRSTLFMLVSAFSGLETMQAAYSHAIETGYRFYSYGDACLLFPQPGAR from the coding sequence ATGCGCGTTGACGCCTTCGACTTCGACCTTCCGGACGAGCGGATCGCGGTTCGGCCGGTGTCGCCGCGCGATAGCGCGCGCATGCTGACCGTTCGTCCGGGCGACGGGCTGTCGGACGCGCATGTGCTCGACCTTCCACGCTTCCTGCGGGCCGGGGACGTGCTCGTCTTCAACGATACGAAGGTCATCCCGGCGCAGCTGGAAGGCTTCCGTCTGCGGGCGGACGGTGCGCGCGCGCAGGTCGGTGCTACCCTGCACATGCGAACCGCGCCGGATCGCTGGAAGGCCTTCGTTCGCGGTGCCAAGAAGTTGAAGGTCGGCGACACGGTCGACTTCGGCGCGAATGGCTACGAGCTGAAAGCCGAGGTTATTGGCAAGGGCGTTGAAGGTGAGGCTGAACTGAATTTCGACAGGTCCGGTACCGATCTCGACAACGCCCTTGCGTTGGTTGGCCACGTACCGTTGCCGCCTTACATCGCCTCGAAACGTGCCGAGGACTCCCGGGACCGGCAGGACTATCAGACCATCTATGCACGCGAGGAAGGTGCCGTCGCCGCGCCGACGGCAGGTTTGCATTTCACCGAAGGCCTGTTCGCGGAACTCGACAAGGCCGGCATTCACCGTGCATTCGTGACGCTGCATGTCGGGGCCGGGACCTTTCTGCCGGTCAAGGTGGACGATACCGCCGAACACCGTATGCATTCAGAGATTGGCCATATCGATGGGGACACAGCTGCGTTTCTCAACCAGGCACGCGCACGGGGTGGGCGTATCGTGGCAGTGGGGACGACATCCCTGCGGCTTCTCGAAAGCGCGACCGACCCCGACGGCATGGTCAATGCCTGGTCGGGTGCGACCGACATCTTCATAACGCCTGGTTACCGGTTTCGCGCCGTTGATGTCCTGATGACCAATTTCCATCTGCCGCGGTCCACCCTGTTCATGCTGGTTTCGGCGTTCAGCGGACTGGAGACCATGCAGGCAGCCTATAGCCATGCCATCGAGACGGGCTATCGATTCTACTCCTATGGAGATGCGTGTCTCCTGTTTCCGCAACCGGGTGCGCGATGA
- the eno gene encoding phosphopyruvate hydratase has product MSAIVDIIGRQIFDSRGNPTVEVDVILEDGTMGRAAVPSGASTGAHEAVELRDGGERYKGKGVTKAVDAVNGPIFDAIGGMDATEQAKIDATMIELDGTPNKAKLGANAILGVSLAVAKAAAAYSGMPLYRYVGGTNARILPVPMMNIINGGAHADNPIDIQEFMIMPVGAESIADAVRMGSEIFHTLKSALNKAGHNTSVGDEGGFAPNLRSTAEALDFIMSSISAAGYTPGDDVRLALDCAASEYYKDGKYELAGEGKSLTAEENAAYLENLVSNYPIISIEDGMHEDDWDGWKVLTEAVGSKCQLVGDDLFVTNTARLRDGIKMGVANSILVKVNQIGSLTETLDAVETAHKAGYTAVMSHRSGETEDATIADLAVATNCGQIKTGSLARSDRLAKYNQLIRIEEELGPQAVYAGRSILRN; this is encoded by the coding sequence ATGAGCGCTATTGTAGACATCATCGGACGCCAGATTTTCGACAGCCGGGGCAACCCGACGGTTGAAGTCGATGTCATCCTCGAAGACGGAACGATGGGGCGCGCGGCCGTTCCATCCGGTGCGTCGACCGGCGCGCATGAAGCCGTCGAGCTGCGCGATGGCGGCGAGCGATACAAGGGCAAAGGTGTTACCAAGGCAGTCGATGCGGTGAACGGTCCGATATTCGATGCGATCGGCGGCATGGATGCCACCGAACAGGCCAAGATCGACGCGACCATGATCGAACTTGACGGCACGCCGAACAAGGCCAAGCTGGGCGCCAATGCGATCCTGGGCGTTTCGCTTGCCGTCGCCAAGGCCGCTGCGGCCTATTCGGGCATGCCGCTGTATCGTTATGTCGGTGGCACCAATGCGCGGATCCTTCCGGTGCCGATGATGAACATCATCAATGGCGGTGCGCATGCAGACAATCCGATCGATATCCAGGAATTCATGATCATGCCCGTTGGCGCGGAAAGCATTGCCGACGCCGTGCGCATGGGATCCGAGATATTCCATACGTTGAAATCGGCGCTCAACAAGGCCGGTCACAACACGAGCGTGGGTGACGAGGGGGGCTTCGCGCCCAATCTGCGCTCGACAGCCGAGGCGCTCGATTTCATCATGTCATCGATCTCCGCGGCCGGCTATACGCCCGGCGACGACGTCCGGCTCGCGCTCGATTGTGCCGCGTCCGAGTACTACAAGGATGGCAAGTACGAGTTGGCGGGCGAAGGCAAGTCCCTGACGGCGGAAGAGAATGCAGCCTATCTGGAGAATCTCGTATCGAACTATCCGATCATCTCGATCGAGGATGGCATGCACGAGGATGACTGGGATGGCTGGAAGGTCTTGACGGAAGCGGTCGGATCGAAGTGCCAGCTCGTCGGAGATGACCTGTTCGTGACGAACACCGCGCGCTTGCGAGACGGCATCAAGATGGGGGTGGCCAACTCCATCCTGGTCAAGGTCAACCAGATCGGCTCGCTGACCGAAACCCTGGATGCAGTCGAGACCGCGCACAAGGCCGGCTATACTGCCGTCATGTCGCATCGCTCTGGTGAGACCGAAGACGCGACAATCGCCGACCTCGCAGTCGCCACGAATTGCGGGCAGATCAAGACCGGTTCTCTGGCGCGGTCGGATCGGCTGGCCAAGTACAACCAGTTGATCCGGATCGAGGAGGAGCTTGGCCCGCAGGCCGTCTATGCCGGTCGCTCTATCCTGCGAAACTAG
- a CDS encoding LysE family translocator → MIDPHAWLAFAIASFLIVIVPGPSVTVIIANSLRAGSRAGLMNVAGTQVGVLTMIVILAVGLKTVVALVGEAFIFLKVAGALYLVWLGWKLLSSDGSLGQAGTEQRKRSLQGYFWQGFVVIWSNPKALFLFGAFIPQFVSGSGNPVGQTVMLGMTFVVIASVCDSMYALAAGRTGGWLNRKNIRLVERISGTCLVGGGLWMLAARRSV, encoded by the coding sequence ATGATCGATCCCCATGCCTGGCTGGCGTTCGCGATCGCCAGCTTTCTGATTGTCATAGTTCCCGGGCCGTCGGTCACGGTTATAATCGCGAACTCCCTGCGGGCCGGAAGCCGTGCCGGGTTGATGAATGTCGCGGGTACTCAGGTCGGCGTTCTGACCATGATTGTCATTCTCGCCGTCGGTCTGAAAACGGTGGTCGCGCTGGTCGGCGAGGCGTTCATCTTCCTGAAGGTGGCCGGCGCTCTCTATCTTGTCTGGCTCGGATGGAAGCTGTTGAGTTCCGACGGTTCGCTTGGCCAAGCGGGAACGGAGCAAAGGAAACGATCCCTCCAAGGCTATTTCTGGCAGGGATTCGTGGTTATCTGGTCAAATCCAAAGGCATTGTTCTTGTTCGGCGCGTTCATCCCGCAATTCGTGTCGGGATCGGGCAATCCGGTCGGCCAGACCGTTATGCTCGGCATGACATTCGTGGTCATCGCCTCGGTGTGCGACAGTATGTATGCGCTGGCGGCAGGACGGACTGGCGGCTGGCTCAACCGTAAGAATATAAGGCTTGTCGAGCGTATCTCGGGAACCTGCCTGGTCGGCGGCGGTTTATGGATGCTGGCGGCCCGCCGATCCGTTTAG
- a CDS encoding peptidylprolyl isomerase, giving the protein MRLTKRVFLSACAATIGLALSLPVHAQDTDPENTIIITLKDGDVVIRLRPDLAPKHVEQIKTLVRNGEYDNVAFHRVIPGFMAQTGDVQYGDMEDGFVPRRVGTGGSKLPDLPAEFTNEPYVRGTVGMARSQDPNSANSQFFIMFDEGAFLNGQYTVVGQVESGMEFVDNIKKGAQANNGAVAEPDRMIKVVIAADAQ; this is encoded by the coding sequence ATGCGACTGACGAAACGCGTCTTCCTTTCCGCTTGCGCGGCGACCATCGGCCTCGCGCTTTCACTGCCGGTGCATGCGCAGGATACCGATCCCGAAAACACAATAATCATCACGCTCAAGGACGGCGACGTGGTTATCCGGCTCCGCCCCGATCTTGCGCCGAAACATGTCGAGCAGATCAAGACGCTGGTGCGGAACGGGGAATACGACAACGTCGCTTTTCACCGCGTCATCCCCGGCTTCATGGCCCAGACCGGCGATGTGCAGTATGGCGACATGGAGGATGGATTCGTGCCGCGCCGCGTCGGTACGGGCGGATCGAAGCTTCCAGACCTGCCGGCCGAGTTCACGAACGAGCCATATGTACGCGGCACAGTCGGCATGGCGCGCTCCCAGGATCCCAATTCCGCCAATTCCCAGTTCTTCATCATGTTTGACGAAGGCGCCTTCCTGAACGGCCAGTATACCGTCGTCGGCCAGGTCGAAAGCGGCATGGAATTCGTCGACAACATCAAGAAGGGCGCGCAGGCAAACAACGGTGCAGTGGCCGAGCCGGATCGCATGATCAAGGTTGTCATCGCCGCCGACGCGCAATAA
- the tgt gene encoding tRNA guanosine(34) transglycosylase Tgt encodes MTIPFSFELLATDGKARRGVIHTARGDVRTPAFMPVGTVGTVKAMYLDQVRDSGADIILGNTYHLMLRPGAERVARLGGLHEFIRWPHPILTDSGGFQVMSLAALRKMSEDGVTFRSHIDGKRYEMSPERSIEIQGLLGSDIQMQLDECVALPAGDDEIRKAMELSLRWAERCKAAFGDQPERAMFGIVQGGDNEDLRSESAKALAGMDLKGYAVGGLAVGEPQEVMLAMLDATCPLLPAGKPRYLMGVGTPQDILRSVARGIDMFDCVMPTRSGRHGLAFTRRGRVNLKNARHAEDHRPLDEESTCPAARDYSRAYLHHLIRSGEMLGAMLLSWNNIHYYQQLMQGIRDAIAAGNFAEFAARTEADWKRGDIDPL; translated from the coding sequence ATGACGATACCGTTTTCCTTCGAACTGCTCGCAACGGACGGCAAGGCGCGGCGCGGCGTCATACATACGGCGCGGGGAGATGTCCGCACCCCGGCCTTCATGCCTGTGGGAACGGTGGGCACGGTCAAGGCGATGTATCTGGACCAGGTCCGCGACAGCGGTGCGGACATCATTCTCGGCAACACCTATCACCTGATGTTGCGTCCGGGAGCCGAGAGAGTGGCCCGGTTGGGAGGATTGCATGAATTCATTCGCTGGCCGCATCCAATCCTGACGGACTCCGGCGGCTTCCAGGTGATGTCTTTGGCCGCACTGCGGAAAATGAGCGAGGACGGGGTCACGTTCCGGTCCCATATAGACGGGAAGCGCTACGAGATGAGCCCCGAACGTTCGATTGAGATCCAGGGGCTGCTCGGTTCCGACATCCAGATGCAGCTGGATGAATGCGTTGCCCTCCCGGCAGGCGATGACGAGATAAGGAAGGCGATGGAGCTCTCCCTGCGCTGGGCGGAGCGCTGCAAGGCGGCCTTCGGAGATCAGCCGGAACGGGCCATGTTCGGCATCGTCCAGGGTGGCGACAATGAGGACCTGCGGTCGGAATCGGCCAAGGCGCTCGCGGGAATGGATCTGAAGGGTTACGCGGTCGGTGGTCTCGCCGTCGGCGAGCCGCAGGAAGTAATGCTGGCAATGCTGGATGCGACTTGTCCGCTGTTGCCGGCGGGCAAGCCGCGCTACCTGATGGGGGTCGGGACGCCACAGGATATCCTTCGCTCGGTCGCGCGGGGCATCGACATGTTCGATTGCGTGATGCCAACCCGTTCAGGTCGGCACGGCTTGGCGTTCACTCGCCGTGGACGGGTGAATCTGAAGAACGCGCGCCACGCGGAAGATCATCGCCCGCTGGACGAGGAATCGACATGCCCGGCCGCGCGCGACTATTCGCGGGCCTATCTGCATCATCTGATCCGGTCCGGCGAGATGCTGGGCGCGATGCTGCTCTCCTGGAACAACATTCACTACTATCAACAGCTGATGCAAGGAATCCGTGATGCGATTGCGGCAGGGAACTTTGCCGAATTTGCAGCCAGAACCGAGGCTGATTGGAAGCGCGGCGACATAGACCCGCTCTAG
- a CDS encoding VOC family protein: MINEPRMARAIDHVVLPAESLEAARARYSTLGFTVAPDGLHPFGTENACIYLPDGTFLEPLAIAQREDCEASARKGNVFTARDQAWRFRNGENGFSALAMATGDARRDHKTFRKAGFSAGKKLAFSRKVVDAKGRQGKAAFLLAFAADLRSPDAFFFTCEKIRAPKIDRGMLQAHENGVTGILQVVMSEQNPTDFQYLLQEVVNNRNDEAHSFGLEIEASNGSIDVMTPEGIEVHFGVRRASADRGLRFEGLILSVRSVEALEAYLGRHGISYREMHGRIIVDAAPGQGLFLAFQGPV, encoded by the coding sequence TTGATAAACGAGCCGCGCATGGCACGCGCCATCGACCACGTTGTCCTTCCGGCAGAAAGCCTGGAGGCGGCACGGGCACGATACAGCACGCTCGGTTTCACGGTTGCCCCTGACGGATTGCATCCGTTCGGCACCGAGAATGCCTGCATCTACCTTCCCGACGGCACATTTCTGGAACCGCTGGCGATTGCGCAACGGGAAGACTGCGAGGCTTCGGCGCGCAAGGGCAATGTCTTTACGGCTCGCGATCAGGCTTGGCGATTCCGCAACGGCGAGAACGGCTTTTCGGCCCTGGCCATGGCGACGGGCGATGCGCGACGCGACCACAAGACGTTTCGCAAGGCCGGTTTTTCGGCTGGCAAGAAGCTCGCTTTTTCGCGCAAGGTCGTCGATGCAAAGGGCAGGCAGGGCAAAGCGGCCTTTCTCCTCGCTTTTGCGGCCGACTTGCGTTCACCTGATGCCTTCTTCTTCACCTGCGAGAAGATCAGAGCGCCGAAGATCGATCGAGGCATGCTGCAAGCGCATGAAAACGGTGTTACCGGCATTCTGCAGGTAGTCATGTCGGAACAGAATCCCACCGACTTCCAGTACCTGCTCCAGGAAGTCGTCAACAACCGCAATGACGAGGCGCATTCCTTCGGCCTTGAAATCGAGGCGTCGAACGGTTCCATCGACGTGATGACACCGGAAGGGATCGAGGTGCATTTCGGCGTCAGGCGGGCGAGCGCGGACAGGGGGCTCCGCTTCGAGGGATTGATCCTCTCTGTCCGCTCGGTGGAGGCCCTTGAGGCGTATCTGGGACGGCACGGCATTTCTTATCGCGAAATGCACGGGCGCATAATCGTGGATGCCGCGCCGGGACAGGGGCTGTTTCTCGCTTTCCAGGGACCAGTATGA